One window of Phycodurus eques isolate BA_2022a chromosome 17, UOR_Pequ_1.1, whole genome shotgun sequence genomic DNA carries:
- the LOC133415809 gene encoding 14-3-3 protein epsilon isoform X1, giving the protein MADREDAVYQAKLAEQAERYDEMVESMKQVASLDMELTVEERNLLSVAYKNVIGARRASWRIISSLEQKEESKGSEEKLTMYKDYRKLVEKELKSICKDILEVLDQHLIPASSTGESKVFYYKMKGDYHRYLAEFATGNDRKEAAENSLVAYKAASDIALNELPPTHPIRLGLALNFSVFYYEILNSPDRACRLAKEAFDSAIAELDTLSEESYKDSTLIMQLLRDNLTLWTSDLQGDGDEQNTEAPPEAEEDVQ; this is encoded by the exons ATGGCGGACAGAGAGGACGCAGTGTACCAGGCGAAGCTCGCGGAGCAAGCGGAGCGATACGatg AAATGGTGGAGTCGATGAAACAAGTGGCGAGCTTGGACATGGAGCTGACGGTGGAGGAGCGGAACCTCCTGTCGGTGGCCTACAAGAATGTGATCGGCGCCCGGAGAGCCTCATGGAGGATAATCAGCAGCTTGGAGCAGAAGGAAGAGAGCAAAGGAAGCGAGGAAAAGCTGACTATGTACAAGGACTACCGGAAGCTG GTAGAGAAAGAGCTGAAATCAATCTGCAAAGACATTCTGGAAGTACTGGACCAGCACCTCATCCCAGCCTCCTCTACGGGAGAGTCCAAGGTTTTCTACTACAaaat GAAGGGAGACTACCACAGGTACCTGGCGGAGTTCGCTACCGGCAACGACAGGAAGGAGGCGGCCGAGAACAGCCTGGTGGCGTACAAAGCCGCCAGCGACATCGCTCTGAACGAGCTGCCGCCCACGCACCCCATTCGCCTCGGACTGGCCCTCAACTTCTCCGTTTTCTACTATGAAATACTCAACTCGCCGGACCGCGCCTGCAG GTTGGCGAAGGAAGCGTTTGACAGCGCCATCGCCGAACTGGACACTCTGAGCGAGGAGAGCTACAAGGACTCCACGCTCATCATGCAGCTGCTACGTGACAACTTGACACTTTGGACCTCAGACTTGCAGGGAGATG GTGATGAACAGAACACAGAAGCACCGCCGGAAGCGGAGGAAGACGTCCAGTGA
- the LOC133415809 gene encoding 14-3-3 protein epsilon isoform X2 produces the protein MADREDAVYQAKLAEQAERYDEMVESMKQVASLDMELTVEERNLLSVAYKNVIGARRASWRIISSLEQKEESKGSEEKLTMYKDYRKLVEKELKSICKDILEVLDQHLIPASSTGESKVFYYKMKGDYHRYLAEFATGNDRKEAAENSLVAYKAASDIALNELPPTHPIRLGLALNFSVFYYEILNSPDRACRLAKEAFDSAIAELDTLSEESYKDSTLIMQLLRDNLTLWTSDLQGDDS, from the exons ATGGCGGACAGAGAGGACGCAGTGTACCAGGCGAAGCTCGCGGAGCAAGCGGAGCGATACGatg AAATGGTGGAGTCGATGAAACAAGTGGCGAGCTTGGACATGGAGCTGACGGTGGAGGAGCGGAACCTCCTGTCGGTGGCCTACAAGAATGTGATCGGCGCCCGGAGAGCCTCATGGAGGATAATCAGCAGCTTGGAGCAGAAGGAAGAGAGCAAAGGAAGCGAGGAAAAGCTGACTATGTACAAGGACTACCGGAAGCTG GTAGAGAAAGAGCTGAAATCAATCTGCAAAGACATTCTGGAAGTACTGGACCAGCACCTCATCCCAGCCTCCTCTACGGGAGAGTCCAAGGTTTTCTACTACAaaat GAAGGGAGACTACCACAGGTACCTGGCGGAGTTCGCTACCGGCAACGACAGGAAGGAGGCGGCCGAGAACAGCCTGGTGGCGTACAAAGCCGCCAGCGACATCGCTCTGAACGAGCTGCCGCCCACGCACCCCATTCGCCTCGGACTGGCCCTCAACTTCTCCGTTTTCTACTATGAAATACTCAACTCGCCGGACCGCGCCTGCAG GTTGGCGAAGGAAGCGTTTGACAGCGCCATCGCCGAACTGGACACTCTGAGCGAGGAGAGCTACAAGGACTCCACGCTCATCATGCAGCTGCTACGTGACAACTTGACACTTTGGACCTCAGACTTGCAGGGAGATG ATTCTTAA
- the LOC133415809 gene encoding 14-3-3 protein epsilon isoform X3 — MADREDAVYQAKLAEQAERYDEMVESMKQVASLDMELTVEERNLLSVAYKNVIGARRASWRIISSLEQKEESKGSEEKLTMYKDYRKLVEKELKSICKDILEVLDQHLIPASSTGESKVFYYKMDRLYAGCPSRRDPPISLYPGLELAVAGNRTRAISIKGSAEGRLPQVPGGVRYRQRQEGGGREQPGGVQSRQRHRSERAAAHAPHSPRTGPQLLRFLL; from the exons ATGGCGGACAGAGAGGACGCAGTGTACCAGGCGAAGCTCGCGGAGCAAGCGGAGCGATACGatg AAATGGTGGAGTCGATGAAACAAGTGGCGAGCTTGGACATGGAGCTGACGGTGGAGGAGCGGAACCTCCTGTCGGTGGCCTACAAGAATGTGATCGGCGCCCGGAGAGCCTCATGGAGGATAATCAGCAGCTTGGAGCAGAAGGAAGAGAGCAAAGGAAGCGAGGAAAAGCTGACTATGTACAAGGACTACCGGAAGCTG GTAGAGAAAGAGCTGAAATCAATCTGCAAAGACATTCTGGAAGTACTGGACCAGCACCTCATCCCAGCCTCCTCTACGGGAGAGTCCAAGGTTTTCTACTACAaaat GGACCGTTTATACGCCGGATGTCCTTCCAGACGCGACCCTCCTATTTCTTTGTATCCAGGCTTGGAACTGGCGGTGGCTGGGAATCGAACCCGTGCCATTTCCATCAAAGGCAGCGCC GAAGGGAGACTACCACAGGTACCTGGCGGAGTTCGCTACCGGCAACGACAGGAAGGAGGCGGCCGAGAACAGCCTGGTGGCGTACAAAGCCGCCAGCGACATCGCTCTGAACGAGCTGCCGCCCACGCACCCCATTCGCCTCGGACTGGCCCTCAACTTCTCCGTTTTCTACTATGA
- the LOC133416205 gene encoding adapter molecule crk-like, with product MAGNFDAEDRASWYWGRLSRQEAVSLLQGQRHGVFLVRDSITSPGDYVLSVSENSKVSHYIINSISNNRLSGSGLAPPRFRIGDQEFEALPALLEFYKIHYLDTTTLIEPITKSRGFVSSSASVPPQQAEEAEFVRALFDFLGNDDEDLPFRKGDILRVLEKPEEQWWNAANQEGRAGMIPVPYVEKYRPASPTAASPGGPVVGTGQGGQVGGAAASADGTGPPQALGDPGQYAQPVVATQLPNLQNGPVYARAIQKRVPNAYDKTALALEVGDMVKVTKINVNGQWEGECKGKRGHFPFTHVRLLEQHHPDDES from the exons ATGGCTGGTAATTTTGACGCCGAAGACCGTGCGAGTTGGTACTGGGGCAGGCTGAGCCGCCAGGAAGCCGTTTCTCTCTTACAGGGACAGAGGCACGGCGTTTTCTTGGTGAGGGACTCCATAACCAGCCCCGGGGACTACGTGCTGTCTGTGTCCGAGAACTCCAAAGTGTCCCATTATATCATCAACAGCATCAGTAATAACCGACTATCCGGCTCAG GTCTGGCTCCTCCGCGGTTTCGCATCGGGGATCAGGAGTTTGAGGCCCTGCCGGCCCTGCTGGAGTTCTACAAGATCCATTACCTGGACACCACCACCCTCATCGAGCCCATCACCAAATCCAGGGGATTCGTCAGCTCCTCGGCCAGCGTCCCACCGCAGCAGGCCGAGGAGGCCGAGTTCGTCCGGGCGCTCTTCGATTTCCTCGGCAACGATGATGAGGATCTCCCGTTCCGCAAGGGCGACATTCTGCGTGTGCTAGAGAAGCCGGAGGAGCAGTGGTGGAACGCCGCCAACCAGGAGGGCCGCGCCGGGATGATCCCAGTCCCCTACGTGGAGAAGTACCGGCCAGCCTCGCCCACGGCGGCCAGCCCAGGAGGCCCCGTCGTGGGCACCGGACAAGGGGGGCAGGTCGGTGGTGCAGCGGCCAGCGCCGACGGGACGGGGCCTCCCCAGGCCCTGGGTGATCCGGGCCAGTACGCCCAACCGGTGGTCGCCACCCAGCTCCCTAATCTACAGAACGGGCCGGTGTATGCCCGAGCCATTCAGAAGAGGGTGCCCAACGCCTACGACAAGACGGCGCTGGCTCTAGAG GTGGGAGACATGGTGAAAGTGACCAAGATCAACGTGAACGGCCAGTGGGAGGGCGAGTGCAAGGGCAAGCGTGGCCACTTTCCCTTCACCCACGTGCGACTGCTGGAACAACACCATCCGGACGACGAGAGCTGA